A stretch of Brassica rapa cultivar Chiifu-401-42 chromosome A08, CAAS_Brap_v3.01, whole genome shotgun sequence DNA encodes these proteins:
- the LOC117127307 gene encoding uncharacterized protein LOC117127307 produces MSIKYVFFFMVFVCVVVSANAQLPQFPIPFPFPLPFQPSPGIPGLPDVAKCWSSVMDIPGCIIEIYTSILTGQFGHVGPSCCKAFLEAEANCLPKLPFNPLFPLKEQCSRIAKAAPPTTK; encoded by the coding sequence ATGTctattaaatatgtttttttctttatggtGTTTGTCTGTGTTGTAGTCTCTGCCAATGCTCAACTACCCCAGTTTCCCATCCCATTTCCTTTTCCACTCCCATTCCAACCAAGTCCCGGTATTCCCGGATTACCTGATGTAGCAAAATGTTGGTCTTCAGTGATGGATATTCCAGGATGCATTATAGAGATTTACACATCCATACTCACAGGACAATTCGGACATGTAGGTCCTTCTTGTTGCAAAGCATTTTTGGAAGCCGAAGCCAATTGCTTACCGAAACTTCCATTCAACCCACTTTTTCCACTCAAAGAACAATGTTCAAGAATTGCTAAAGCAGCTCCTCCTACCACAAAATAG
- the LOC103833390 gene encoding uncharacterized protein LOC103833390 — MFFFFMVFVCFVVSANAQLPQFLIPFPFPLPFQPSPGIPGLPDVAKCWSSVMDIPGCIIEIYTSILTGQFGHVGPSCCKAFLEAEANCLPKLPFNPLFPLKEQCSRITNAAPPATK, encoded by the coding sequence atgttttttttctttatggtGTTTGTCTGTTTTGTAGTCTCTGCCAATGCTCAACTACCCCAGTTTCTCATCCCATTTCCTTTTCCACTCCCATTCCAACCAAGTCCCGGTATTCCCGGATTACCTGATGTAGCAAAATGTTGGTCTTCAGTGATGGATATTCCAGGATGCATTATAGAGATTTACACATCCATACTCACAGGACAATTCGGACATGTAGGTCCTTCCTGTTGCAAAGCATTTTTGGAAGCCGAAGCCAATTGCTTACCGAAACTTCCATTCAACCCACTTTTTCCTCTCAAAGAACAATGTTCAAGAATTACTAACGCAGCCCCTCCTGCCACAAAATAG